The Culex quinquefasciatus strain JHB chromosome 2, VPISU_Cqui_1.0_pri_paternal, whole genome shotgun sequence genome contains the following window.
TGAAAATATGTTcttcgaaatgatcggaaaatttcctataaattttcttcaaatacaTTTAAGCGTAAACCAATGGTTGCTGAGATTAAAACTCTGGAGAAATCAAACAGGAAAAGTAAAAGGCCTtttaatcacctttcatttgcgtccaaaacagctatacagcagttccattaTTCTCGATTTCATTGATAAGTTTCCAAACGAGCACTTACAATGAACTCACTTTCATGAGTGATGAACTCTAATGCATGTAAAAAGTCACAAACAGGAATCAGGGAGCAGGAAATGGGACGCGAATGACAAGAAAATGAAGGAATTGGACTTCGTGcgtgtttgaaaaaatctcagtgAAAAGGATAATAGAGAAGCACcttaaccgaaaaaaaagttctccgatcgggctcaaaaatgttctggggttccttggccaaaataataagacccgtattttttttgtttggacattAGGATGACTTAcgtcgtgctagggtggttcgaaaaattgcaatttttaatcatttttcccaaaaaccacttatttcaaaaaaacattcctccacgtcatttcatccgattttagctgtattagacgcaaaagaaaggcgatgagtttggctatttgagaaatatagtaagaattttcaaaaatctagcttaacatttgaaaaagtcgtatgaaaacttaaaatgacattttgaccgtgtctggaccaaagagcctatgtctgcaAATAATTTTAtccggattcctcggaaaatttcacataaaatataaacaaatggtgatgtcgaaccgtacgtttccgagaaaaaaaatccgaattccgaaaaaaatccaattttttcactaaaaccgcgataatttttaaattttttgcgatgacctatacatgtttgggtatcaagagtcgtgtggtgttcgttggagtgatcggagagtgaatcgacgcgcgtgaacccgcgggaaagtggtagaaagttctcgaaatcattgaaaaaggggtcgcggtgtggccagagaagttgggccatcagtcgtgtggtgttcgttggagtgatcggagagtgaatcgacgcgcgtgaacccgcgggaaagtggtagaaagttctcgaaatcattgaaaaaggggtcgcggtgtggccagagaagttgggccatcagtcgtgtggtgttcgttggagtgatcggagagtgaatcgacgcgcgcgaacccgcgggaaagtggtagaaagttctcgaaatcattgaaaaaggggtcgcggtgtggccagagaagttgggccatcagtcgtgtggtgttcgttggagtgatcggagagtgaatcgacgcgcgcgaacccgcgggaaagtggtagaaagttctcgaaatcattgaaaaaggggtcgcggtgtggccagagaagttgggccatcagtcgtgtggtgttcgttggagtgatcggagagtgaatcgacgcgcgcgaacccgcgggaatgtggtagaaagttctcgaaatcattgaaaaagggatcgcggtgtggccagagaagttgggccatcagtcgtgtggtgttcgttgaatcgatcggagagtgaatcgacgcgcgcgaacccgcgAGAAGTAGATCGGAAAAGCATTGAAATAGAGATTCGCATCGTTGAATTATATATTataatttcatttcgttttgaaagcccatcccatagcatcgttgctcggatggcacgccggcggtaagaagttaAACATAATACGCGATtaaggaattgataagtccttctcaaagCGTCGCAACTCGGAAGGCAGCGATAATGTTTCACTTTTTGGTCATATCGTCTTACAAAAATGAATCCTGATCTATCCTAAATTGTACATCACCGAATAATAcgttaattcaaaattcatttcgttttgaaagtccttcccaaagcatcgttgctcggatggcacgccggcggtaagaagtaaaaaatacgcgattgataagaccatctcatagcgtcgtagctcggaaggcaacgattgtttcactttctggtcatatcatctaccaagatgaatcctgaccttcctttccttcccctactaacacaattccccacttcccgtgatgcttgaaggagatgctgtggattcaacggtctcatgcggtgtcaacaggtatagagcgacaaactctgtgtctgatgagtctgcaacttcaactatcggactaacattcctacctttgttgaactgcatctccttgggggggcgccggtattgacttaaagcagagatcttcaggggttatacagtgaggatgattagctcccactattcatctgttggttcattgtgtaacttcagctgatccgtcaataacggagtagcagctcattggcagtcaaccatgctcatgctcatgctcatgctcatgacctatacatgtttgggtatcaaaattttcccaatttaaagacgcaacttttggcacccaaacatgtataggtcatcgcttaaattttgaagttatcgcagtatTAGTGAAAAAAGCTGATTTTTACCGGTTTAGACTCTTTTCAATTGGAATTGCAGTATAATCGGTTACCCTGATATCCGAACAAAAAAATGCTGGTCTTATTATTATGGCcaaagaattttagacaaattttgagcccgaacgaagaacttttttttgcggttTATGTTCTATTCAAatagaattgctgtatatttttGACTAAAAGAGTAACTTTTTCTGAAAAGCAATAATACCcaaaaacactattgaaaaataattttaacaacttaCGAATTGAAAATCTAGTGCACTTTTCGATTTACTCACCCATTCAAACAACCATCAAGATActcttgaaaatttttgtttaaaataaatagcTACTGCAATCTCAAAACACTACAGTAACAAAAACTCTGTTCTATTTTATTTCAGGTGAGTAACTCAATCAAACAACTTTGTTGGTAagaaacaacttattttgttaCAGCCAATTTATTTAAGTTATCCGCAGTTTCTCATGAATTTCCAaagtaaaatttcaatattacaTAGTAATTTATATATAAGGTATTGAAAGTTGGAGTTGGAAACACtgtcaacataaaaaataaactattaatACTCAAGGTTTTTGcaaatttcgataaaaaaaaacttttgaaaatcacTTTTACTTGTTTACGATTCAGATTAGTTTCCAagtttgatgatctggcaacacgGCTGCGGGGTATCACGACTTAGGTAATCTACCCActaagaattttggctcgagcctcgactcgattcaggctcgagccaaaattctcagtgggtagTCATGGAAATTTTTCAAGAACTTAACACATTTACTAAAACCggcatatacagtatgtaaaaaaagtatttacaccccttgggcactatgcacattttgtgatgaaacatgtaaaaaatttaaagtttgacaggaacctagtactacgttttgttcagaaactcatgccaaacattttgctacaaaaagctcatgaaaagatgatttctataaaaagttatataacaaatactattacgaaaataaaaaaggtgcaaaaaaagtttgtacacctttcgaaaaattaacataaataatgttatttattgacaaatcaccataaatccagtctcccaactccaaataggcatccttgactaattaaaaaaataatttggattgaatataaagtttactaactacttagtataaaagtttatataactctggaaattctatataaaacttatctaaacgtaattttgcaaacttttaatccaaattaatgtcaatatattaccatagaattgctaaataaacattttggagtgggtataacaccgttttgggggtatttgtatcgatagaatagatttttcgttggaatttcgtaccaacccggaattacgccataggaaaatccgccggcatctgaaccggtccacaattcacaagtcaaaaacgtaggttttaaagaaaacctagatgtatgggtatcaaaagatcggaaatcttatgccctttccgatgccacataggttgacttgtgaatcgtggaccggttcagatgccggcggattttcctacgacgtaattccgggttggtacgaaattccaacgaaaaatctattctatcgatacaaatacccccaaaacggtgttatacccactccaaaatgtttatttagcaattctatggtaatatattgacatttagttgaattaaaagtttgcaaaattaagtttagataagttttatatagaatttccaaagttatataaacttttatactaagtagttagtaaactttatattcaatccaaattatttttttaatcagtcaaggatgcctatttggagttgggagactggatttatggtgatttgtcaacaaataacattatttatgttaatttttcgaaaggtgaacaaaattttttgcccttttttttattttcgtaatagtatttgttatataactttttatagaaatcatcttttcgtgaactttttgtagcaaaatgtttggcatgagattctgaacaaaacgtagtactaggttcctgtcaaactttaaatttttaacatgtttcatcacaaaatgtgcatagtgcccaaggggtttaaatactttttttacatactgtatgtagaagacaataactttttttttactcattgACCATCAGTTGATTTGCGTCAAAGATTGCTACTTGTGATATATTCAATCATATCGTGAATTTCTAATAAAAATCGATCCCGTAAACCGAAATGCATTCCCAAACAAAAGATAAACCCGATATTATCCATTtgcaattcaaatttttatgagtCCTCCATCGAATCATAAAATCAAGAACTTCTGAAGGACGCCGTCCCTCGTTGCTATATAGAGCATCGTAAGTACTTCAGAATGCCCTTCCAAAAACGGCACACGGCACCACATCGCCATCAataaaaccaacaaaattttacccCCACGCCATTAGAACCCAAACTTAATTGATTGATGGCCCCTTTTCCGCgaagtaaaatccatttttcgaaggaaaaaaaaaacctaaaacacaaacacacgtgAGATTGCGTGCACCAATAAATCAATAGTCTGGCCATTTTTCGGGGGGAAGGGTCCTTACCGGTGATCCGGGGCAGCTTCATGCCCCACTCGTTGAGCGTTTTTCCTGCGAATCCCGCCACTTCCGCCCCCAGGCTGAATCCAATCAGGTGAATCTGCTTCAGCGGAAAATTGGACAGCACCAGGAAGCGGATGAAACGGGCGATGAACCGGCCCACGCGGGGCCCATTTTGGACCGAGTTGACGTACCAGGGCAGCGCCGTCAGCGGGCTCCAGTCCACCAGGACCACGTTGAAGTCGCCGGAGTCGAGCAGGGCTGAAACGGGATGGTGCAAGGGAGGGTGGGGAGAAAAATTAGGTACGCAATCTATCATTTTTCATGTAATCAGTTTAAAACGAAACAAGAGAACCGTTTTCTAGAGCATTTACTTGTTTTTGTGTCTTGGAATGGTTTACCTATCTGCTAtccattttttcgaattttttgctttttccacTTTAAAGAGCAACTTTTGTGTTACGAAAGCTTTTTAGTTTGTTTGGGGAGAGTGGggattagagtgtaacaaaaatgactttttgactgcttgattggacgtaacaggagctggcgcccatcaattttaaatgggatttaaccggtaaaaaaaggtttttttttataaatgtaaatttttgaggcactttgaccacgaatgcgtttaccaaaaacatcattgCCGTGTAGGCAATTTAAATTGCAGCaatttaaacacgcaaataacattccaatagcgtttagctccaaaacatcactgttaacacaaaatttgaattcagattcggattcagcggccaaacttactataagaaagcataccctgacctttaagacatatgcttgcaacatcatgtaattagtaggccttgctttcgaattctgagaaatttttaaaattggcacttttattctcactaaaactcaaatatctcagctctggagtgtcgaaattgcattttctcaggaGAAAAAATGTTCACCAGGAAATTTCCAACAAAATGCAtgggttttactgggaaaaataggctacccaaaattaaatgagcacttctgaaaaaagttttgaaaaaatgcgattttttcgacataaatccgCCTCGGAAGgtctaaaaagttaaattttggtccaatattgatagtgagtaattctctacgaaatcggtcttttttcttcaattttaatttttgtattttttaatccgactgaaacttttttggtgacttcggtatgcccaaagaagccattttgcatcattagtttgtccatataattttccatacaaatttggcagctgtccataaaaaatgatgtatgaaaattcaaaaatctgtatcttttgaaggaattttttgatcgatttggtgtcttcggcaaagttgtaggtatggatacggactacaatggaaaaaaatgatacacagtaaaaaaaatggtgattttttatttaactttttatcactaaaacttgatatgccaaaaaacactatttttaattttttttattttttgatatgttttagaggacatcaaatgccaacttttcagaaatttccaggttgtgcaaaaaatcattaagcgagttatgattttttgaatcaatactgattttttcaaaaaatcgaaatattggtcgcaaaaatttttcaacttcatttttcgatgtaaaatcaaatttgcaatcaaaaagtacttaagtgaaattttgataaatttttcaccttcatttttcgatgtaaaatcaaatttgcaatcaaaaagtactttagtacgttttcaagttaaatccatatttaggtgacttttttaaaaaaaagtcgcagtttttctttttttttttaattagtgcacatgtttgcacacttttgaaaaaaatatttttgaaaagctgagaaaattctctatattttgcttcttcggactttgttgatacgacctttagttgctgagatattgcaatgcaaaggtttaaaaattctatattacgcccttttaaaatgttagtcttgatttgaaaattttgaataaattgtttttgaaaagatcggaaaatttcacaaatgtttcatgttttaacattgaaaatcagaccagaagttgctgagatatcgaaattgaaaaatggtgggttgtttgggtgagacttagaaaacatcaattttcctgtttttaaacctttgcattgcaatatctcagcaactaaaggtcgtatcaacaaagtccgaagaagcaaaatatagagaattttctcagcttttcaaaaatatttttttcaaaagtgtgcaaacatgtgcactaattaaaaaaaaaagaaaaactgcgacttttttttaaaaaagtcacctaaatatggatttaacttgaaaacgtactaaagtactttttgattgcaaatttgattttatatcgaaaaatgaaggtgaaaaatttatcaaaatttcacttaagtactttttgattgcaaatttgattttacatcgaaaaatgaagttgaaaaatttttgcgaccaatatttcgattttttgaaaaaatcagtattgattcaaaaatcatcaatgatttttgcacaacctggaaatttctgaaaagttggcatttgatgtcctctaaaacatatcaaaaaatataaaaaatagtgttttttggcaaatcaagttttagtgataaaaagttaaataaaaaatcacctttttttttactgtgtacagtcatcccacatattcggaacacccacaaattcgaaacacttttgtggtaatttgtcaataggatgtaaaatgcaacttttctgtcgtcccttctatttttaggacctttatttggacattctcttgctatttctctagtaaaaatagtactttttgaacaaaaaacctcatttcaagactattttatccagggCAGCAAAACACtacctccaaattgcctgttccataattgtgggatgttattgtgcctcccacaattgtggaacacctgaattaaattgatattttcacaaaaaaagatatcaaaccatgtttaaaacatcactaagcttgagttttattggtttcagagtgtgaagtcattttttttttgtaaaaaatatgtactcctggagagaaaaaaaagtttgtttacatcgtaagaaaaaagtgttccgaatttgtggatttcaagggtcaatgtttttctttaaaaacttgatataaaacgtaaaaatgtacagcaagtctatacatcaatcgaaagatcgcaataaaagctttcacatgaaggaaaaagcaaatcattttgttcaattatcgattttctatgatttgttgaacgttgacagatctgtaaactgttccgaatatgagggatgactgtatcatttttttttccagtgtagtccgtatccatacctacaactttgccgaagacaccaaatcgatcaaaaaattccttcaaaagatacagatttttgaattttcatacatcatttttttatggacagctgccaatttggcttgcccacaagcagaagaaaatcagttcaatttgttgggtggtgacgcgcggtcaattatgtggcattgtgtgtgaaaagaaaagaattttatttcgtgtttcatcctggttggcttgcccacaagcagaagaaaatcagttcaattagttgggtggtgacgcgcggtcaattatgtggcattgtgtgtgaaaagaaaagaattttatttcgtgtttcatcctggttggcttgcccacaagcagaagaaaatcagttcaattagttgggtggtgacgcgcggtcaattatgtggcattgtgtgtgaaaagaaaagaattttatttcgtgtttcatcctggttggcttgcccacaagcagaagaaaatcagttcaattagttgggtggtgacgcgcggtcaattatgtggcattgtgtgtgaaaagaaaagaattttatttcgtgtttcatcctgattggcttgcccacaagcagaagaaaatcagttcaatttgttgggtggtgacgcgcggtcaattatgtggcattgtgtgtgaaaagaaaagaattttatttcgtgtttcatcctggttggcttgcccacaagcagaagaaaatcagttcaattagttgggtggtgacgcgcggtcaattatgtggcattgtgtgtgaaaagaaaagaattttatttcgtgtttcatcctgattggcttgctcaagtccttcctatatcatcgttgatcgggaggcacgacgtcgtgtgaattgttgcattaaaataagtttaagtattactgtaaatgactgtaaaaaagtccttcctatatcatcaatgtcgtctgggtaatcgtgatgaaaaattacatttattcagtatttaaatacctgtgcgcgagtgttttggtgtgctaattagaaagaccttcccatagcatcgttgctcggaaggctcgccgacgggtttgttatgaaagtcctccccatagcatcttagctcgggaggcatcgaaaagccaataccttatcctactaacccaaaaaaaataataatcacgtgatgcttgaaggagatgctgtggattcaacggtctcaagcggtatcaacaagtatatagcgaaaaactatgtgcttgatgagtctgcaacttcaactatcggactaacattcctcccttttgttgaactgcaggcttcttgggagggcgccggtattgactaataaattagggatcttcagaggttaaacagtgaacggatggttggctcccactgatcatttttgattcattgtttaacttcagctgatctgtcaataacggagtagcagctcattggcagtcaaccatgctcatgctcatgctcatacatcatttttttatggacagctgccaaatttgtatggaaaattatatggacaaactaatgatgcaaaatggcttctttgggcataccgaaggcaccaaaaaagtttcagttggattaaaaaatacaaaaaaaaacgcatgaccgaaatcctagagaactgctctagtgcatcttaatccctggacaaaaacctatcgtttgaagataatacataACTGACCGAAtcaatttttgtattgattccaagcgattttagaaaatttgttcaaaaaaattacttttttttgtaaatcgactagggggttattactttttcttgtctaagaaaatattgtttccaACATCAtaatcatttaagaagtgagcacctgaaattcctcgacatgacctcaaaatgggacaggctaagtgtagaaccgtcatctggggcaaaACGGGACACATGAAGAAAATTGGgcaaattgggacagctgttatATATTGCACAATATTTAGgctaggccagatccttgcgcatcacACCCTTTCAATTAatccaattgggatgctctaccctgcattttgttgcgttttttaagccttttcagatgcatttcaaattttcaaattaaattaaattttgcctaagttacagcctctttaagatttttgactttttttaaccTTCAAACTTAGTGTCCCGATTtgtcccacttcccgttgacctagcgTGCTcacattttggaaaatttcaggcagattggtgaggtccaaacaacgtcccatacaaagatgtatgccctgttcgtggactcgctcttaatgttTACCGTGATGTAAAGCCATTATTCCGTTTTCTTTAATTTGACATTCAAATATTTCTCCATGCAAAACCCTTCTGTCAGCACGGAGATCATCCCTTCGCCATGTATCACATGCAACAAACCAAGGTAAAACTTCGGTGTCTCCCTCTTCAACTCACCTTCCTTCATCTGTCGGCTGCTCTCGCCCTCCCCGCCCGGTGCCCGCTCAGAAAAGCCGTGCATGTAGATCACCAGCGGGTTGGTCCTGTTCAGGTGGGACCTCCGCAGATGTTTCTTGTCGGAAACGTACAGCACATCTCCCTTGTCACGATTTTGCCTGTAGAAAAGGGAGAAAGTAACAGCAAACCAACTTTTAATCCCACGGAAAGAGGGGGAAGCGGGGAGGCTTAAGCCGGAAAAACTTTTCCCCGGGTCTTACCTGGTGAAGAGGAAAAACTGAATATCCTTGGGCTCCCGGATTGGGCAGCAGTTTTCGCAGTCGCCCCTCGGTGCCGGGCTGTACATCAGCGGAAGACCACCTGTCGGAATGTAAAAAGAGGAAAAAGGAAAGGTGGTAAGGAAAAAGCAAAAGGAAGCAGATCATTAGCAAAGTGCCGTTGGACACGAAACTTTCGGAAGACGAGGACGACGGGGATTTTAAAGTCTAACGAGTCTGGTGTGGTgtagcgtgtgtgtgtgtgtttgtttttgggctgaatataaagtttttgtttattactACTTCACGGAACTAATGGTTGCGGATTTTCTGGCTGCATCGAAATGCTTGAAAATTGCCGTAAAAGAAGCTGTTTTGGTTACATGCCTTGAAGAATGTTTGTGTTGgaaatgcactttttttaaaaatgttcaactaTATTTACAGTCTACGATAGAATTACAATGAGAAAATACGATGAATTGTTGTGttaaatgattaattttctgGGCCTTCAGTAAATAATGGATATTCGTATTAATATGTTCAAAATCAACTCTACAGGACCACAACATATTctatttgaattaaataattttttacgaaaatataaaaagtatttaataaaactataaaatatcttctgtagggtagggtagtcatcaatgagacacttttggttttcaactttcaacgatttttctcattttttcatcagcatgttttaatgagctttaagttacattttctttcttttaatgtgttctaacattgaccaaaatatgagatcgatccgacatttacagccagagttattcaactgtctcattgttgacgcacttggcaggaacaatgagacagctggggaacaatgagacactctgtgaaaatcaaaacttttctagtaaaacatcatgtttttgtgttgttccgtagcaggtgacttgccttgaacattttagagcaattttgccaccATGCaagtttaattaacaaaagttatagtaaaaagtatttaagttttgtaaaattcataTATTTAAACCAATTAACTTTgtatgtttggttaaatgaagttaaaactctataaatatgccaaaaatcactgtcgattcatgttttgaaagatttacatgaatttcgaaatgtttaatgaagaaaaatcaaagtgtctcattgttacccatgggctgaaatgagtggggaacaatgagacagtcctggattctgggtatactCTTAAtgttggccaaacctaatgaaaggacattgtagcccaactcaatccctatggaacgtcgaaagaaatttgaagaaatattagttttggtgtaaatggcaggtgtgttttttgtccataatttacttttacaccccagaatcaaacatttatgaataacttttcaagggagcgtccataaccaaagccactattatagcagaAGTGTATtcagtagatacacctttcctCCAAATATGagtctgattggttgaaactacgacttgtgagagccattttatcattgttccccgtgtcttattgatgactactctaccctagaCGTATTTGCCATTGGTTTGTAAAGCAATCTTGATTGTTTTCTTCTGAAGCATTTTTTAAAGTACAGTCGACCGTCTGGCAATCTCAATATTTCTGTCGATAGTTTCTTCAGTTCTTTTTGAACAACATACCTACTTTGATGCTCTTTTTTCTCGATATCCTCTCTAACTCGAAGAACGCCTTCCTCGTTGTACTTGATTAACTAAGGTGAAAAAAGCTTTGTTCTTGAAAATTGTGAGAAATTGGCGAACTAAAACAAACTGAATTTAAACAGGAAAAATATGTAATggagtcttcattttgcttaTTCTAAAAGTTTGGCATTAACAATAAGTTacagtatgaaaaaaaactcttttagggtaattctccgccaactcacacatcagttgccccgaccccgcttcgatttgcgtgaaactttttcctagggggtaacttttgtccctgtacacgaatccgatgtccgttttttgatatctcgtgacggagaggcggtacgacccctttcttttttgaacatgcgaaaaaagaggtgtttttcaataatttgcagcctgaaacgccttttatgtaaaattagacgcccggtttgatggcgttctcagaattccttaaggtgaagccattgatcattttggaagaaatttgatcatcactataaaatattctgtattaaattcaatttagcgaatttcagcaccaaaagtaatcagcatgtgccggttgttgccttcttgaagccactgaaggaatttttgatcgaaatcaattgtgcttcaaaatttatataattttgtggcacagtcattgacgtcctagttggcaatcattgattaatgacgatttccataactttacaaggaatgggataatcgttaccaaaaggaatcagcatgtgtagggcactattctaaacaatttgttgaaggaattttgtcaaaatattgaaagcgacgcaaaatttataactttgaacgaaaaatcatgacaatgatggaagtcttcacgttaaaaacgtatttttcatcgaaaaaacactaaaaaattttaaaa
Protein-coding sequences here:
- the LOC6051162 gene encoding lipase member H, with amino-acid sequence MVLNDTQLALCTVFTLYLGGLPLMYSPAPRGDCENCCPIREPKDIQFFLFTRQNRDKGDVLYVSDKKHLRRSHLNRTNPLVIYMHGFSERAPGGEGESSRQMKEALLDSGDFNVVLVDWSPLTALPWYVNSVQNGPRVGRFIARFIRFLVLSNFPLKQIHLIGFSLGAEVAGFAGKTLNEWGMKLPRITGLDPAFPLYVFERASQRLSPNDAEFVDVIHTDGGLLGYPWPLGHVDFYPNGGVPLQPGCAQQELSKNRWLGVIIGCSHARAWQYFAESLARPRAFLCDRCENSDDSGSATTSSNCTMTNEVFMGMFTDRTLRGKYYLSTNPEPPFGKNLPLN